TTTTGAAGCAGAATTGTTTGGGCATGAAAAAGGTTCTTTCACTGGCGCGATTTCAAACAGAAAAGGACGGTTCGAATTAGCAAATGAAGGAACATTATTTTTGGATGAAATTGGAGAGCTTCCATTAAGCCTTCAACCTAAATTATTAAGAGCTTTGCAAGAAAAACAAATTATTAGAGTTGGTGGAGAAAAAGAAATTTTAGTTGATGTAAGGGTTATTGCTGCAACTAATAAAGATTTAAAGCAAATGGTTGAAGAAGGTTTTTTTAGGGAAGACCTTTATTATAGATTAAACGTTTTTGATGTTGAAATTCCTCCTTTGCGAAAAAGAAAGGAAGATATTCCTGCTTTGGTGGATTTTTTTCTTGAAAAATATACATCTTCTTCTATAAAATTTTCAACTGAAGCTATGGATTTGCTAATGAAATATTCTTTTCCTGGCAATGTTAGAGAGCTTGAGCATATAATTCAAAGAACTATAACCCTTACTAGAGGTTCAATAATAACAGAAAAAGATATTCCTGTAGAAGTGAGATTAAATAAATATAGTAATCAATCAACTCTTATTGGAAGAATTTCTAATTTTGAAAAGGAAATGATCCTTGCGTCACTTGAAAAAAATTCATGGATACAAACAAAAGCAGCTAATGCTCTTGGTATAAGCGAGAGAGTATTGAGATATAAAATGGGAAAATACGATATTCAAAGGCAGTCAAAAATTTAATAGTTTATTGGAATATAATATTTTTGCCATTATTCATAATTAATTGTTAAATAACCTTGACAAAAAATCTATTCCCTATTAAGAAATAACCTCATTTTTCTATAGAATATTTATGAAGTATTTCATATAAAATATGAGGCTTAATTAATAACTAAATTTCATGAAAAAAGGAGACAAAATATGTCACAATTACTTCCACCTCATGGCGGAAAAGGTTTAACCTGCTGTTTGCTTGAAGGAAAAGAATTAGAAGATGAAAAGAAAAAAGCTCAAACCTTAAAGAAAATCGCTATTTCCCCAAGAGAAAAAGGGGATTTAATAATGATAGGGATTGGAGGTTTCAGCCCTTTAACAGGTTTTATGACAGAAGCTGATTGGAAAGGCGTTTGTGATAATTATTTGCTTTCTGATGGGACATTCTGGCCTATTCCTGTAACTTTATCAGCTTCAAAAGCTGATGCAGATGGAATAAAAGTTGGTGAAGAAATAGCCCTTTATGACCCAGAAAGAGATGAAATAATGGGAACAATGAAGGTTACTGAAAAGTTCGAAATGACAGAAGAAAAGAAAAAATATGAATGTGAAAAAACATTCATGGGCGAAGGAACTCCTACTGCTGAAGACTTTTGGAAGATAGCTAAAGATGATCATCCTGGTGTTCAAATGGTTATGAGCCAAAAAGAAGTTAGCCTTGCAGGCCCTGTAAAAGTTTTGAGCGAAGCAGAATATCCAACAAAATATGCTGGCGTTTACATGAGACCTGCGGAATCTCGTAAGATTTTTGAAGAAAAAGGATGGAAAGAAGTAGCAGCATTGCAGCTTAGAAATCCTATGCATAGATCCCATGAATATCTTGCAAAAATTGCTGTTGAAGTATGCGATGGCGTTTTCATTCATTCTCTTGTTGGAAATCTTAAACCTGGTGATATTCCTGCAGAAGTAAGAGTTAAATGTATCGATGCTCTTGTTAAACATTATTTTGTTTCAGATAAGGTAGTTCAAGGCGGTTATCCATTGGATATGCGTTATGCAGGCCCAAGAGAAGCTCTCCTTCATGCTACATTCCGTCAAAATTATGGAGTTTCAAGAATGATTATTGGTAGAGACCATGCTGGAGTTGGCGATTTCTACGGTATGTTTGAAGCTCAAACAATATTTGACAAAATTCCAAAACCAGCTGAAACAGGCAAAGCATTACTTTGCACCCCATTAAAAATTGACTGGACATTCTATTGCGTAAAATGCGATGGTATGGCATCCCTTAGAACTTGTCCTCACTCAAAAGCAGATAGAGTTCTTCTTAGCGGTACCATGTTACGTAAAGGCCTTTCAGAAGGAACACAAATTCCTGATCATTTTGGTAGGGAAGAAGTTCTTGCAATATTAAGAGAATATTACGCAGGTCTTACAGAAAAAGTTGAAATTAAAACTCATGCTGCAGCTATGGGAAAATAATGTAATTTAATATTAGGTATAAAGGGGAAAATGATAAAACATTTTCCCCTTTTTTGTTTAAATTTTTTATTTAGGTGTGTTTTATGAAGGTAGATGGCAAAGATATTAGACCCATATGGTTTGACTCATCTGAAGGCGTTGTAAAAATAATCGATCAAAGAGTACTTCCCTATGAGCTTAAAATAGTTGCTCTAAAAAATGTTGATGAAATAATAAAAGCAATTAAAGAAATGTATGTTCGGGGGGCTCCTCTAATTGGCGTAACTGGTGCTTATGGAGCCTTTTTAGCAGCCTGTAATCTTGGAGAAGAAAATATTAATGATGAATCTTTAATTAATGAATGTAAAAGAATTAAAGATTCAAGACCTACAGCAATTAATTTGCCATGGGCTGTTGATAGGGTTTGTTCACAAATTTTAAAAGGAAAAACAGCCGCTGAAAGAATTGAAATAGCTAAAATTGAGGCTGAAAAGATTGCTGATTTTGAAGTAGATAATTGTAAAAGAATAGGGGAACATGGATTATCTTTACTTGAAAAAATAAGCTTAAACAAAAAAGGATCTACAGTTAATATTTTAACCCATTGTAATGCTGGGTGGCTCGCATGTATAGAATATGGAACTGCTACTGCCCCAATGTATGCTGCTTATGATAAAGGCATTGACATTCATGTTTGGGTTGATGAGACAAGGCCTTTAAATCAAGGCGCACGGCTGACAGCATGGGAACTTAGTAAGTATGGAGTAAAAAATACTATTATCCCAGACAACACTGGCGGCCATCTTATGCAACATGGTATGGTTGATATTGTTATTGTAGGTTCAGATAGAACAACATATACAGGTGATGTAGCGAATAAAATAGGAACTTACCTTAAAGCACTTGCGGCCCATGATAATAATATACCTTTTTATGTGGCTTTGCCTTCTACTTCTTTTGATTGGACTATTAGAAATGGACTTTCAGATATTCCAATAGAAAAACGAAATCCTGATGAAGTAAGATATATTAAGGGATTTCATAATGGTAAAGTAGAAGATATTTTAATTACCAACCAGTCTTATAATGCTTTGAATTTTGCCTTTGATGTTACGCCATCTCGACTTGTGACGGGCTTCATCACAGAGCGGGGCGTTTGTAACGCAAATGAAGAGTCTTTAAAATTTATGTTTCCAGAGAATACAAAAAATTAATTTATTAAACTTTTTAATATGATTTTTTATTAATGATTACTGAAATCGAAAAAAAAATAATTGCTTGTGTGCAGGGTGATATTCCTGTAACTTCAAGGCCATATAAAGAAATAGCTGATAAATTAAATATTTCGGAAGAGTTTGTTTTAGATACCCTTGAAAAACTCTCTGAAAAAGGAATAATAAGGCGTTTTGGAGCGACACTTAGACACCAAAAATCAGGCTATGATGCTAATGCTATGATTGCGTGGATTGTGGATGATAACACAGTAGATGATGTTGGAAAAAAAATGGCAAAAAATAAGCACATATCCCATTGCTATAGGAGGCGAACTACTTCAGCATGGCCATATAATCTTTATACGATGGTTCATGCTAAAGATACTGATTCATGTAGGAAAATAGCTAAAAAATTAGCTGAAGAACACTCAGTCATTTCTTATAGTATTTTATTTAGCCTTAAAGAATTAAAAAAAACATCAATGCAGTATATATAATAATTTGAAAAATAAAAATAAATCTCTCAACGTACTTTGTGTAAATCCTTGGATACATGATTTTGCCGCCTATGATTTTTGGTCAAAACCTTTGGGGTTTTTGTGGATAGTTTCTATTCTTAAACTCCACGGCATCTCTGTATCGTATATAGATTGTCTTGATAGATTTCATCCTAAAATAGATAAACATTCTATTGGTAAAGATGACGGACGAGGCCCGTATCTTAAAACTAAAATTTTAACTCCAAAGCCTCTAAATTATATAAATCGAAATTATTCTAGATATGGAATCAATCCGGAATGGTTTAAATCTGATCTTTTAAATCTTAGCCATAAGCCTGATTTAATATTTGTTACATCTATTATGAC
This is a stretch of genomic DNA from Desulfobacterales bacterium. It encodes these proteins:
- the mtnA gene encoding S-methyl-5-thioribose-1-phosphate isomerase — its product is MKVDGKDIRPIWFDSSEGVVKIIDQRVLPYELKIVALKNVDEIIKAIKEMYVRGAPLIGVTGAYGAFLAACNLGEENINDESLINECKRIKDSRPTAINLPWAVDRVCSQILKGKTAAERIEIAKIEAEKIADFEVDNCKRIGEHGLSLLEKISLNKKGSTVNILTHCNAGWLACIEYGTATAPMYAAYDKGIDIHVWVDETRPLNQGARLTAWELSKYGVKNTIIPDNTGGHLMQHGMVDIVIVGSDRTTYTGDVANKIGTYLKALAAHDNNIPFYVALPSTSFDWTIRNGLSDIPIEKRNPDEVRYIKGFHNGKVEDILITNQSYNALNFAFDVTPSRLVTGFITERGVCNANEESLKFMFPENTKN
- a CDS encoding Lrp/AsnC family transcriptional regulator, translated to MITEIEKKIIACVQGDIPVTSRPYKEIADKLNISEEFVLDTLEKLSEKGIIRRFGATLRHQKSGYDANAMIAWIVDDNTVDDVGKKMAKNKHISHCYRRRTTSAWPYNLYTMVHAKDTDSCRKIAKKLAEEHSVISYSILFSLKELKKTSMQYI
- the sat gene encoding sulfate adenylyltransferase, with product MSQLLPPHGGKGLTCCLLEGKELEDEKKKAQTLKKIAISPREKGDLIMIGIGGFSPLTGFMTEADWKGVCDNYLLSDGTFWPIPVTLSASKADADGIKVGEEIALYDPERDEIMGTMKVTEKFEMTEEKKKYECEKTFMGEGTPTAEDFWKIAKDDHPGVQMVMSQKEVSLAGPVKVLSEAEYPTKYAGVYMRPAESRKIFEEKGWKEVAALQLRNPMHRSHEYLAKIAVEVCDGVFIHSLVGNLKPGDIPAEVRVKCIDALVKHYFVSDKVVQGGYPLDMRYAGPREALLHATFRQNYGVSRMIIGRDHAGVGDFYGMFEAQTIFDKIPKPAETGKALLCTPLKIDWTFYCVKCDGMASLRTCPHSKADRVLLSGTMLRKGLSEGTQIPDHFGREEVLAILREYYAGLTEKVEIKTHAAAMGK
- a CDS encoding sigma-54-dependent Fis family transcriptional regulator, translating into MKILIVDDDDMQRKLLAGFLKKKGYEIYEAKDGNDALKLFIESFFHLVILDHKMPGMFGDEVLEKIKAINPFIRSIMITAFGTVDTAVKVMKLGADDFFEKPINLSELLDKIQFIEQSLAIEEDIGKINEEFDESSFPLKVIGSSHELKEVLSMVKRVAKSPWSVLIRGETGTGKELISRLIHLLSDRKEKPFIVVNCGSVPENLFEAELFGHEKGSFTGAISNRKGRFELANEGTLFLDEIGELPLSLQPKLLRALQEKQIIRVGGEKEILVDVRVIAATNKDLKQMVEEGFFREDLYYRLNVFDVEIPPLRKRKEDIPALVDFFLEKYTSSSIKFSTEAMDLLMKYSFPGNVRELEHIIQRTITLTRGSIITEKDIPVEVRLNKYSNQSTLIGRISNFEKEMILASLEKNSWIQTKAANALGISERVLRYKMGKYDIQRQSKI